One region of Daphnia pulicaria isolate SC F1-1A chromosome 7, SC_F0-13Bv2, whole genome shotgun sequence genomic DNA includes:
- the LOC124349950 gene encoding 2-aminoethanethiol dioxygenase-like: MGSRIENVIRTAVQTFATKPNGSFVNANVSHNMNILRQLLSEICPADDLGLTRYSGQPRFPLNLFSSKAAPVSYMEIFENQTVSIGIFVLKDGASIPLHDHVGMYGILKVLYGSLNVQSYSSIDLPGQTNSSIVHQPQYLKARRFPISCINEKDSPAVLSPSEHNLHTIWTVGGPASFLDILAPPYDPSGTLNGGEVRDCYYYSDVAGEDGMPSNSEIRLLKKTSCPPSFWCDSLTYCGPDIKHLQHELN; this comes from the exons ATGGGTTCTCGAATAGAAAATGTGATACGTACAGCAGTACAAACATTCGCAACTAAACCAAACGGTTCCTTCGTCAACGCAAATGTTAGTCACAACATGAACATTCTACGACAGCTGCTAAGTGAAATTTGCCCAGCTGACGACCTTGGATTAACTCGCTATTCTGGCCAGCCTCGCTTTcccttaaatttgttttcatcaaAAGCTGCACCAGTCTCTTAcatggaaatttttgaaaaccagACTGTTAGCATCGGTATATTTGTCCTCAAGGATGGAGCTTCTATTCCCCTGCATGATCATGTTG GTATGTACGGAATCTTGAAAGTGTTGTATGGGAGCCTAAATGTACAAAGCTACTCTTCAATTGATCTCCCTGGACAAACCAACAGCTCTATAGTGCACCAACCTCAGTACCTAAAGGCGAGGAGATTTCCCATCTCATGTATTAATGAAAAGGATAGCCCTGCTGTGCTTTCACCTTCTGAACACAACCTGCATACTATTTGGACTGTTGGAGGTCCTGCATCTTTTCTGGATATTTTGGCACCTCCATATGATCCAAGTGGCACTCTGAATGGTGGGGAGGTTAGAGATTGCTACTACTACTCAGATGTtgcaggagaagatggaatgccaTCTAATTCTGAAATCAGATTGCTGAAAAAGACTTCTTGTCCACCTTCTTTCTGGTGTGACTCTTTGACCTACTGTGGACCTGACATCAAACACCTTCAGCATGAATTAAACTAA
- the LOC124349892 gene encoding E3 ubiquitin-protein ligase MARCHF5-like: MEETEEPVIETNRREDLHDDNKRYCWVCFATDEDDLTAVWVQPCQCSGTTRWVHESCLQRWVDEKQKGNSLERVHCPQCNTQYVIVFPPIGKLILVLDIADRIIYRVCPFIAAGVVIGSIYWTAVTYGALTIMQAVGAKEGLALMEQSDPLFLLIGLPTVPIMLILGRLVRWEEALLGFLNKNVPRMPIVKHLLPTFQIASDSVRPHTQGTEPPFSDPVSATRVLCGALIFPSMAVLFGKLLFHPVHSNLKKTFFGGIAFLMLKGALKIYYKQQILIRQYQRRVLDFAKRPSDGKEIKTSSNTNP; this comes from the exons ATGGAGGAGACAGAAGAACCCGTCATTGAAACGAATCGCCGAGAAGATTTACACGATGATAA caAAAGATATTGCTGGGTTTGTTTTGCTACGGATGAGGACGATCTTACGGCTGTGTGGGTGCAACCATGCCAATGTAGTGGGACAACAAGATGGGTCCATGAAAGTTGCCTCCAACGTTGGGTTGACGAAAAGCAGAAAGGCAATTCATTAGAAAGGGTTCACTGTCCACAATGCAACACCCAATATGTTATAGTTTTCCCTCCAATTG GAAAACTCATCTTAGTTCTTGATATTGCTGACCGTATTATTTACAGAGTGTGCCCATTTATAGCAGCTGGTGTTGTCATTGGTTCTATCTATTGGACTGCTGTGACCTATGGGGCGCTTACTATCATGCAAGCTGTTGGGGCCAAAGAAGGACTTGCATTAATGGAACAGTCAgatccactttttcttttgatcggCCTACCAACAGTTCCTATCATGCTTATACTGGGAAGGCTTGTTCGTTGGGAAGAAGCTCTCTTGGGTTTTCTTAATAAGAATGTTCCTAGGATGCCCATTGTGAAACATTTACTACCCACTTTTCAAATTGCATCAGATTCTGTGCGGCCCCATACACAGGGAACAGAGCCACCATTTTCTGATCCGGTTTCTGCTACCAGGGTGTTATGTGGAGCATTAATATTTCCATCAATGGCTGTTCTCTTTGGAAAATTGCTATTTCATCCTGTTCACTCCAAtctaaagaaaacttttttt GGTGGCATTGCTTTTTTGATGCTCAAAGGAGCTTTGAAAATCTATTACAAGCAACAAATTCTTATTCGGCAATATCAACGCCGTGTGCTGGACTTCGCCAAAAGGCCATCCgacggaaaagaaataaaaacaagcagTAATACTAATCCGTAA